A window of Glycine soja cultivar W05 chromosome 2, ASM419377v2, whole genome shotgun sequence genomic DNA:
GAATGGAATAGACATCACAAGGAGCTTTTAAGTGGTCATGGATTTAGTACAAGTGCACATCACAACCAACTTTGTATGTGGACGCATCCATCCATGACTAAGGTGGGAGGCTTGGACTGTCACGCTTCCAGAGTCCTCCATCTATGTCAGGTATGCTGCAAGTCACAATTTAAACTCTAGCCACCAATTCCCATGGTCCAATGTGAATTTTTTAAGCTTGTAATGTATGGCATGCAATTAGCTATATGGCATTTGATGTTAGTGTTTGGATTTTTGTTTCTACACAATTAGTAATAGCAATGTAAGGCAAGCAAATAGCAATATCAATAACATTATGTTGATGGCTCCAAATTTGGTCAACATATAAACATGAATGAAACAATTTCAACTTTGACCAGGCAATTATTTCTTCCAAATGACACTAGATTCTTCTTATGTTTTGCAGAGTCCAGATGGGTTAACGGTGGTGTCAGTTGGGGCAGATAAAACTCTTCGCTTTTCGGATGTATTTGGGCCACCTGTCAATAATACTTCTGAGATCTCAAACCTTGATAACCTTCTGTCTCTCTAGGTGTCCCCAATAAGATGATGGAAACAAGACAATTTTGTTCACTCATGATTATATTCTTCTGTGTAAACAAGACAATTCTGTCACTCAAGATGTCCCCAATAAGATAATGTTCACATAGTCACATTGATCTTAATATaacagtgattttttttatgtaacatTGTATAAGATTTACTCAGAGAAAGAGAAGTACATACTGTATTGGTGAAGAAAGATTCCTGTATTTGTTATATGGCAAAAGAATAGTGAAATAGTGAAACTGAAACAGTTCACTCAAACTAGCTTACCATATTGTTTGGTGGATGAGAAAGGAATATTGTACAAATATATAGGTAGGTGTTGATTAAGGTCTTGGATAAATTTCTTCTTAagcacaagaaaaaataaaataagtttttcctataaattaatttatgcataagTTGAAATCAAGTTTTTGGAGGAGCTAAAAGAAAATATGCGGGACTGTTATACATAGTTGCTTGCATAGACACATTGCGTTTGTTAATTGTTACTATTCTTTTAGTAATGCTATCTTGTTTGACCTCCATATATAGCTACAAGGCGCCACCAACCTAAAGGACTTCTCAGGATAGTTAAAGCAATAAATTTTGTTTCACCCCAAATGAGATTTCACTCTAATCGAGAAAAAGTTGGAAGACGGACATTCAATGtttacaagagaaaaaaaaatataaacaactaACAAATTCGTAGTGGTTTtcgtaaaaataaaagaaattttatgtAAGGCAAAGAAtgttctattatttatttaattcattttggtAACGAGTTTAGTTCCTCTACAGTATAATGATacaattttctatatttttttaccaaaatgatacaaatatttgataaaataacaaaagtatTTGCCTAAGTAACACTTAATCATAAAACGTACCACATGATGTATTCTTTATACACACCAATatacattgtttttaaaaatctgTTCAATATTGATGCAACactacatatttatataaatttatttggaatatattcatgatgtaaactttatatttatatatgcttAAGATTTACTATGGGCAGTacaggcaaaaaaaaaattcaataacttaataaaaagttatattaaaaattttaataaaaaatttaaatatgtattttaaaaatttatttaatgtttactttttaatgtaaagttaatttttaaatttgaataattgtgtttaaaaacatttttttcaattataaaataataaatggtttattttttcttaaaaaaatatctagtacactaattaattatctataagtgctaaaaatatttaaaactcaaactaattattaattttgaatatttgtatttaaaaattatgtttgcgAGTGGTTTTCCTTCCTTCTGCTCTAATATTGGATTTGAAATTTCTACAAGCCGACCGGCATGAAGGTTGCTTCTCTGTTTGCCGTAGCTCttggttttgatttttctgtAATATTAATGGGAAACTAATTTAttgataattgttttattttaagaacCACTTAAAAAGGATGATACTTAGAAGATGAAGTCGGTAGTTTATTCTTAATTTACTCTACTAAATCTGTATTTTGTCCTTGAAGTATAGACATGACATCATTAATTGAACATAGTATGAACTGTTTCAGTAAAGGACAATTACTAGTAGTACAGCATTAACAGGCTTCGGCAAATGCTCCTTTTTTGGCTAAAGGAGAAAGTGGTGGCAATGAAATACGACAGGCTTGAGAGGTATCTGCTATCAATGCTCAACtgagtaagatttttttttttcctttcagaaagaaatacaaatttttttctGACAACCTCAAAGTCTAATTGGTTTTTGAAACACAATCTATAAAATCAGACTTTATGCCATCAATGCATGAATGAACTAAGAAACACTAAATTACAACATTtatcataaaacaaaatttgcagCTTGAAGTGATTGAGCCTCTATACCACACCTAGCTAGTGCAAAGGATACATAATTTTAAACTACATCTATTTGCAAATAAAATTACTCATTCTGCATCCAAGTCAGCATCACCATCAGAATATATCTCAGGAATGGCTTCACTGCTTGTCCgtttctcttcttcctctcttcttttcctctcagcctctctctctctctccttgaTTAGAGCCTTGGCTTGCTCAAGTCTTGAGCTGACTGCATCCCAAGACACAAGCTTATCCATGAAAACTGATATATAATCACGGCGCTGGTTCTGAAAAGAAGCAAAGATAACAAAGCAGTCATAGatatattttatctattgaacAGAACTATCAAAGATAGTAGTCACTATATAATAATCTGAACTACATCTCACCTGAAAGTCAATGAAGTAAGCATGCTGTATAAAAGTGAAAGTAAAACATAATTACAAAGTCAGCCAATTTATTatcaatgaaatgaaataatagttttaacGGCCTCAAATCCACTAACACAAAGTAAACTTGATTAGTACCTCCCAAACATCAATGGTAAGGAGTGGctgcaagaaataaaaatgaaaccttGTCAGGCATTCTAACCATGATGCTTCAGCCTTACCCTAGCACTCatgtttgaaaacataaaatgaaTAATGGATATTATAAGTAATCCTTTACTACTTACATGATAGTAGTTCCAAACAAGGGGGTTTACAGCATTGGGAGTCTTCACCACAACTAGCTTCTTGTCCTCATCAGATTGAAGAGGGTTCACAGCATTTTCCACGTCAAGTCTGCTTTCTTTATCTAAAATGGAAAGGGAAAAGGAAGGGTAAAAGCCACTTGCTAGGTTAGAAAtaccaagaaaaataaaaaatgaatgccAGAAAATTAGAGTATGGTCACAAGGGTATTTACTCACATGCAAGCCATGCCCATCCTGAACCAAACTGTGTTGAAGCAGCAGTCTTGAACTCATCAAGGAATTTTTCGAATGAACCAAAGTCTCTTTCAATCAGATTTAGAAGATCCCCAGATGGCCTTCCACCACCACCAGGTTTCATGGACTCCCAGAAGAAGTCATGGTTCCATGCCTGCAATAAGTTAAACAAGATTGCTAAGCAATGGTTTAGAAACCTCAATAAGAATTTATGATTACAAGCATGCATGCCTGCGCTGCATTGTTGAAAGCTGGAAGAATGTCACCCTTATTGTACGTAATAACTATAGTGTTCTCCAGTGAATTCCCATCTAGATCTGTTCCATCAATTTGCCTGTTCAGATTATCTACATAAGTCCTATGATGCTTCCCCCAATGGTATTCGAGTGTCTCCTGACTCATAATTGGCTCCAAAGCACTCTGAGAATTTTCACCATACAGTATAGGGAAAATATGCATTACCAGTCCAACATAAACATCCAAATCTCCACAAGTACAAGACATACAGTAGGTCATTACAAAAAAGTACATGAAACTCAGTAGCATTGTTTAATAATTAGTTCGGTGCAATTGATATGTTGCacagaaagaaattaaatggCTACTTGTACAGTACTAGttgtgtaaaataaaaatggggAAGTAATTACATTTAACACAGGTTCAGAAAAATCTTAGCGGTATAAACATAACCAAGAAACAGTAAGCACAAAGTAATTACATTTAACACAGGTTCAAAAAATTCATACTTTCCAAACTGATAACCTTTCACATGCAGTCTGTATATTGTATATACAAGAATGCTATCAACACTCTCTCTAATACTCTGTTGTTGACTGGAATTTATAGGAAATCACAAACTTTTGTGTCCCACTTCTCATTTATCGAGTCTTTCCTGATTTAGAAGTGAGACCcactaaaatttgtaatttctaataaatttcagACAATGAAGTGTTAAAAAGAAAGTGTTAGAGTGAGTGTTGcatatgtaattaattatacaatCTACAGTACCAAAAACATGTTATTAAGTCCATGCTTGGATTAAAGTTTGCAAACTGAGTTTTCAAAAGCAACCCAAGTCTTACTTCTGTAAAACTTAGTCTTATTTCATAGCAATTGTACAGTCATAATACCTAAGGATATAAAATTCATACTTTCCTAATTTGCATTCAAAGAATGACATTTTGTTGAGCTGTAAACTTATAAGCATTGTGCACTTGCAATAAATCAAACCGATATGCCTGAGTTCTTCATTTCTAGAGTTATTAACTTTCTATATTGATGAAAgaatacataacaaaaaatttctaatataaatttgaaaatgataaagCCAAGCCAAATCAAATTTTATGGCAATTGGCATTTTTCATTTGAAACATAGGTCCCATTAAAAATTAGCCAACTTAAAGGACAATTTGATAAGAAGAATGGGAGAACCACACCATCAAAGCTAGCACAATTAATTCTAACAGGTAATAATTGGAGTAATGGGCAAATTTTAGATCTTACCAAAGGATATGGTGGTGGCTTCAGCTCAAACTTTGCAGTGATTTTAGTACGTCCAGCTTTCCTTAGACATCTACTCTGCAGTATTGaacatattttcttaaaataaaa
This region includes:
- the LOC114384778 gene encoding superoxide dismutase [Fe], chloroplastic-like isoform X4, translated to MNLLSQSTAPSTSLSPSCFLPRHPHGFSSGTFKFLKKESRCLRKAGRTKITAKFELKPPPYPLSALEPIMSQETLEYHWGKHHRTYVDNLNRQIDGTDLDGNSLENTIVITYNKGDILPAFNNAAQAWNHDFFWESMKPGGGGRPSGDLLNLIERDFGSFEKFLDEFKTAASTQFGSGWAWLAYKESRLDVENAVNPLQSDEDKKLVVVKTPNAVNPLVWNYYHPLLTIDVWEHAYFIDFQNQRRDYISVFMDKLVSWDAVSSRLEQAKALIKEREREAERKRREEEEKRTSSEAIPEIYSDGDADLDAE
- the LOC114384778 gene encoding superoxide dismutase [Fe], chloroplastic-like isoform X3, whose translation is MNLLSQSTAPSTSLSPSCFLPRHPHAGFSSGTFKFLKKESRCLRKAGRTKITAKFELKPPPYPLSALEPIMSQETLEYHWGKHHRTYVDNLNRQIDGTDLDGNSLENTIVITYNKGDILPAFNNAAQAWNHDFFWESMKPGGGGRPSGDLLNLIERDFGSFEKFLDEFKTAASTQFGSGWAWLAYKESRLDVENAVNPLQSDEDKKLVVVKTPNAVNPLVWNYYHPLLTIDVWEHAYFIDFQNQRRDYISVFMDKLVSWDAVSSRLEQAKALIKEREREAERKRREEEEKRTSSEAIPEIYSDGDADLDAE
- the LOC114384778 gene encoding superoxide dismutase [Fe], chloroplastic-like isoform X2, coding for MNLLSQSTAPSTSLSPSCFLPRHPHGSTWFSSGTFKFLKKESRCLRKAGRTKITAKFELKPPPYPLSALEPIMSQETLEYHWGKHHRTYVDNLNRQIDGTDLDGNSLENTIVITYNKGDILPAFNNAAQAWNHDFFWESMKPGGGGRPSGDLLNLIERDFGSFEKFLDEFKTAASTQFGSGWAWLAYKESRLDVENAVNPLQSDEDKKLVVVKTPNAVNPLVWNYYHPLLTIDVWEHAYFIDFQNQRRDYISVFMDKLVSWDAVSSRLEQAKALIKEREREAERKRREEEEKRTSSEAIPEIYSDGDADLDAE
- the LOC114384778 gene encoding superoxide dismutase [Fe], chloroplastic-like isoform X1, coding for MNLLSQSTAPSTSLSPSCFLPRHPHGSTSGFSSGTFKFLKKESRCLRKAGRTKITAKFELKPPPYPLSALEPIMSQETLEYHWGKHHRTYVDNLNRQIDGTDLDGNSLENTIVITYNKGDILPAFNNAAQAWNHDFFWESMKPGGGGRPSGDLLNLIERDFGSFEKFLDEFKTAASTQFGSGWAWLAYKESRLDVENAVNPLQSDEDKKLVVVKTPNAVNPLVWNYYHPLLTIDVWEHAYFIDFQNQRRDYISVFMDKLVSWDAVSSRLEQAKALIKEREREAERKRREEEEKRTSSEAIPEIYSDGDADLDAE